The following are encoded together in the Pectobacterium punjabense genome:
- a CDS encoding efflux RND transporter periplasmic adaptor subunit, whose product MSKIVIRKSLMFSLIVLAILSAGGAGYLVGNQQTPHSPSTAAPERSVLYWYDPMVPDKRFDKPGKSPFMDMELVPRYADDVQEDGGVAVSARQQQNLGVRTARAEMRELADHSTSYGTVTLNERGLHMLVAPSGGIVEKLSVNALQQQVKKGETLATLWNPAWAAAQREYLAVRQLGDDVLTQAARQRLALLFMPEAIIRQVERSGKPQDRMTITALEDGYVNKLEVRQGMQLTPAQPLFELASLNPIWVDVDYPEAQAAQLTIGSDISAASSAWPGKTFHGKISELLPVLDSTTRTLKARVVLDNPQQQLKPGMYLTVQLSHTQALPRLAIPQEALLVSGSQNRVLLSDGSGHFTPRNVTTGASLGDWVEIMDGLKEGDSVVTSGQFLIDSEASLRSALPQFAADASTPPTTSATPDAPVGYQTQGVIKAINGNQVTIEHEAVPALNWSPMTMDFTLPLSGLPQGVGIGSTVSFQFNMDDSGIHVLHFLPANDPHTGHGGHS is encoded by the coding sequence ATGAGCAAAATAGTCATAAGAAAATCACTGATGTTTAGCCTGATAGTGCTGGCTATTCTCAGCGCGGGTGGCGCGGGTTATCTGGTAGGTAACCAGCAAACGCCGCACTCACCTTCTACCGCCGCGCCAGAACGGTCGGTTCTCTATTGGTACGACCCAATGGTGCCGGATAAGCGTTTCGATAAGCCGGGAAAATCGCCCTTTATGGATATGGAACTGGTTCCCCGCTACGCCGATGACGTACAGGAAGACGGCGGAGTCGCCGTCAGCGCCCGCCAGCAGCAAAATCTTGGCGTTCGCACAGCCCGCGCAGAAATGCGCGAACTTGCCGACCACAGCACAAGTTATGGCACCGTTACGCTCAACGAACGCGGATTGCACATGCTGGTCGCACCCAGCGGTGGCATTGTCGAGAAACTTTCGGTCAACGCGCTGCAACAGCAGGTGAAGAAAGGCGAAACGCTAGCCACATTGTGGAACCCGGCCTGGGCGGCGGCACAGCGCGAATATCTGGCGGTACGGCAGTTAGGCGACGACGTACTAACCCAAGCGGCACGCCAGCGACTAGCACTGCTATTCATGCCGGAAGCCATTATTCGACAGGTCGAGCGTAGCGGAAAACCGCAGGATAGGATGACGATTACCGCGCTGGAAGATGGCTATGTTAATAAGTTGGAAGTGCGGCAAGGTATGCAGTTAACTCCGGCTCAGCCGCTATTCGAGCTTGCCAGCTTGAACCCAATTTGGGTAGATGTCGATTATCCCGAGGCGCAGGCCGCGCAGCTCACGATCGGCAGCGATATCAGCGCCGCCAGTAGTGCCTGGCCGGGTAAAACCTTCCATGGAAAAATCAGCGAACTACTCCCTGTGCTGGATAGCACGACGCGCACGTTAAAAGCACGCGTCGTACTCGACAACCCGCAACAGCAGCTTAAACCCGGCATGTACCTGACAGTACAACTTTCTCACACACAGGCCTTGCCACGTCTGGCGATCCCACAGGAAGCCTTGTTAGTTAGCGGTAGCCAAAATCGGGTTTTACTGAGCGACGGCAGCGGTCATTTCACCCCGCGTAACGTGACCACGGGCGCATCGTTAGGCGATTGGGTGGAAATCATGGATGGACTGAAAGAAGGCGACAGTGTAGTGACCTCCGGTCAGTTCCTGATTGACTCCGAAGCCAGCCTACGCAGCGCCCTGCCCCAATTTGCTGCCGATGCATCTACACCACCAACAACATCGGCAACGCCCGACGCTCCCGTTGGCTATCAAACTCAGGGAGTGATCAAAGCGATAAATGGCAATCAGGTCACCATTGAGCATGAAGCCGTTCCAGCACTCAACTGGTCGCCGATGACAATGGATTTCACGCTACCCTTGTCAGGGCTGCCACAGGGTGTGGGGATCGGTAGCACCGTCAGTTTCCAGTTCAATATGGACGACAGCGGGATTCACGTTCTGCATTTTTTACCCGCTAACGATCCACATACCGGGCACGGAGGTCACTCATGA
- a CDS encoding TolC family protein — MNISKHDAARACLAMLLWLPAAIFAADLSLDQALQAAERYSADLSANQHQINALQNMADSATQLPDPKLKFGVENLPLGGNNGSRLTREGMTMQRIGVMQTYVSSRKRDSKAQAIRVEADALQSNSESIRARLQRETAQAWLDLALSRKALSEVTMLVNESQRQIASQKASVAAGSEASSVLDARLTLAAMQDRLADAERDTRIAHARLVQLTGIANINVHGELPRFERLPASPALLSSAIHQHPEMQQAQREAELAQARSAQSAVAAIPNVDVEVYYAKRGDDYDDMAGMMVTVDLPLFKSKRQDKDYAADVSRSMEARDRVLLTEREHQAQLDTLIAQYQAAQSRWLRQNNDTLPLQQQRIKVIQAQYQSGSSNLSAVLDARRALLESRIAVQDTAREMAQYWAAIRYLTPQGNPTR, encoded by the coding sequence ATGAACATATCCAAACACGACGCTGCGCGCGCGTGTCTGGCGATGTTGCTGTGGCTGCCTGCCGCAATCTTTGCGGCAGATCTGAGTCTTGATCAGGCTTTACAGGCAGCGGAGCGTTACTCCGCCGATCTGTCAGCTAATCAACACCAGATTAACGCGCTACAAAACATGGCCGACTCCGCTACACAACTTCCCGATCCCAAACTGAAATTTGGCGTTGAGAACCTGCCATTGGGCGGCAACAACGGTAGCCGACTCACGCGGGAAGGCATGACGATGCAGCGTATCGGCGTCATGCAAACCTATGTCAGCAGCCGTAAGCGTGATAGCAAGGCGCAGGCCATTCGGGTAGAAGCCGATGCGCTGCAAAGTAATAGCGAAAGCATCCGTGCTCGCCTGCAACGAGAAACCGCGCAGGCATGGCTGGATCTGGCGCTTTCACGCAAAGCGTTGAGCGAGGTCACGATGCTGGTCAACGAAAGCCAGCGCCAGATCGCCTCGCAAAAAGCGAGTGTGGCGGCAGGCAGCGAAGCCAGTAGCGTTCTGGATGCCCGTCTGACGCTGGCAGCCATGCAGGACAGGCTGGCCGACGCCGAGCGAGATACCCGTATCGCACACGCCCGGCTGGTACAGCTTACCGGTATCGCGAATATCAACGTACACGGCGAGCTTCCTCGTTTTGAACGGCTGCCAGCCTCACCAGCGCTACTCAGCAGCGCCATTCATCAACACCCGGAAATGCAGCAGGCACAGCGCGAAGCAGAGCTAGCTCAGGCTCGCTCTGCACAGTCAGCCGTCGCTGCCATCCCCAATGTTGATGTTGAGGTCTATTACGCGAAGCGTGGGGACGATTACGACGATATGGCAGGCATGATGGTGACGGTCGATTTGCCGCTGTTCAAATCCAAACGTCAGGATAAAGACTACGCCGCTGACGTATCACGCAGCATGGAAGCACGTGACAGAGTACTACTCACCGAACGAGAACATCAGGCGCAACTTGATACGCTAATTGCTCAATATCAAGCCGCACAGTCACGCTGGCTGCGTCAAAACAACGACACGCTCCCTCTCCAACAGCAGCGCATCAAAGTGATTCAGGCTCAATATCAATCCGGCAGCAGCAATCTCTCCGCCGTACTGGATGCCCGCCGAGCGCTGCTCGAAAGCCGGATTGCCGTTCAGGATACCGCACGAGAGATGGCGCAATATTGGGCCGCCATCCGCTACCTGACGCCACAAGGAAACCCTACGCGATGA
- a CDS encoding copper-binding protein, with product MRITYTAVISSLILSVSSFAFPVWANDHQHHAMMHANSPAIAAVYQTTGIVKQWNTDSVTLSHAPVADLKWPAMTMAFMLPSSSEIAPLAVNTPVTFSFIQNDSGYTLTAITPQQP from the coding sequence ATGCGTATCACTTACACTGCCGTTATCAGCAGCCTGATTCTTTCTGTTTCTTCCTTCGCCTTCCCAGTGTGGGCAAACGACCACCAGCATCACGCGATGATGCATGCCAACTCGCCTGCGATCGCTGCCGTTTATCAGACAACCGGGATTGTTAAACAGTGGAACACCGATAGCGTCACGCTCTCTCACGCCCCGGTTGCCGACCTGAAATGGCCCGCGATGACAATGGCATTCATGCTGCCATCTAGTAGCGAGATAGCGCCGCTCGCGGTCAATACGCCAGTCACGTTCAGCTTTATCCAGAACGACAGCGGCTACACTCTGACCGCGATTACGCCACAGCAGCCTTAA
- the galM gene encoding galactose-1-epimerase, with protein sequence MLNESLSTLAPDGQPFQLTTLQNQAGMRVRLMDWGATWLSCELPLPEGEVREVLLGCASPEQYPRQNAYLGASIGRYANRIAKATFSREAETFNLVPNQNEHQLHGGPEGFHARRWRITSQDAAQVTYQLHSPDGDQGYPGHLNVQVTYTLTEHNSLEISYQATVEKACPVCLTNHAYFNLDGDLADVRKHQLQLFADYYLPVNSAGIPNADLTSVNATGMDFRQPKTLEEDFLRDSDQMAVGGYDHAYLLHRTCGSSESPAANLWSSDGRVLMSVFTSAPALQLYSGNFLTGTPSRDGGQYENYAGVALESEFLPDSPNHPDWPQPDCWLKPGKVYRSDTTYQFLIQ encoded by the coding sequence ATGTTGAATGAAAGTCTTAGCACGCTGGCACCCGATGGTCAGCCGTTTCAATTAACGACCTTGCAGAATCAAGCAGGCATGCGCGTGCGCCTGATGGACTGGGGTGCAACCTGGCTTTCCTGTGAGCTGCCGCTACCAGAGGGTGAGGTGCGAGAAGTCTTATTGGGCTGTGCATCGCCCGAGCAGTATCCGCGACAAAACGCTTATCTCGGTGCATCGATTGGCCGCTATGCCAACCGCATAGCCAAAGCAACATTCAGCCGAGAGGCCGAAACCTTCAATTTGGTTCCAAATCAGAACGAGCATCAACTGCACGGTGGCCCGGAAGGCTTTCATGCCCGCCGCTGGCGAATTACGAGTCAGGATGCAGCGCAGGTGACTTACCAGTTGCACTCACCGGATGGCGATCAGGGGTATCCAGGGCACCTCAATGTTCAGGTCACCTACACGCTGACCGAACATAACTCGTTAGAAATCTCGTATCAGGCTACCGTGGAGAAAGCTTGTCCTGTCTGCCTGACCAACCACGCCTATTTCAACCTGGATGGCGATCTGGCTGATGTACGTAAGCACCAGTTGCAGCTATTTGCCGACTATTATTTACCCGTCAATAGTGCAGGCATTCCCAACGCCGACCTGACGTCGGTAAACGCGACTGGCATGGATTTTCGCCAGCCCAAAACGCTAGAGGAAGATTTCCTGCGCGATAGCGATCAAATGGCTGTTGGCGGCTACGATCATGCCTATTTATTGCATCGCACCTGTGGCTCCAGCGAAAGCCCAGCAGCCAATTTATGGTCATCCGATGGCCGCGTGCTGATGAGCGTTTTCACCAGCGCTCCCGCCTTACAGCTCTATAGCGGCAACTTTCTGACCGGAACACCCTCACGAGACGGCGGCCAGTATGAAAACTATGCCGGTGTCGCACTGGAAAGTGAATTCCTGCCAGACAGCCCGAATCACCCCGACTGGCCGCAGCCCGACTGCTGGCTGAAACCGGGGAAAGTCTATCGCTCGGATACCACGTACCAGTTCCTCATCCAGTAA
- the galE gene encoding UDP-glucose 4-epimerase GalE, which translates to MNVLITGGSGYIGSHTCVQLLATGHTPIILDNLCNSKASVVKTITRLTDKTPIFYQGDIRNSALLDDIFAKHSIDSVIHFAGLKAVGESVREPLSYYDNNVNGTLVLVEAMKKAGVKNLIFSSSATVYGDQPRTPYQESFPTGHPASPYGRSKLMVEQILQDLQHAEPEWSITLLRYFNPVGAHPSGEMGEDPQGVPNNLMPYIAQVAVGRRDSLAIFGNDYPTADGTGVRDYIHVVDLADGHIAAMNTLQNRAGVHIYNLGAGVGYSVLQVVEAFSQACGKPLAHHFAPRRQGDLPAYWADAERAAKDLNWRVTRSLQEMAQDTWRWQSKHPNGYDEE; encoded by the coding sequence ATGAACGTTCTCATCACTGGTGGTAGCGGTTACATAGGAAGCCATACTTGTGTACAATTGCTGGCGACCGGACACACTCCCATCATTCTCGATAACTTGTGCAACAGCAAAGCTAGCGTCGTTAAAACCATCACACGTTTAACCGACAAAACGCCCATTTTTTATCAGGGAGATATCCGCAACAGCGCACTGTTGGACGACATTTTCGCTAAACATTCCATTGATTCCGTCATCCATTTTGCTGGCTTAAAGGCCGTGGGTGAATCCGTACGTGAGCCGCTGAGTTACTATGACAATAACGTCAACGGTACGCTCGTACTGGTTGAGGCGATGAAGAAAGCCGGCGTAAAAAACCTGATTTTTAGCTCTTCCGCCACCGTCTATGGCGATCAGCCACGCACACCTTATCAAGAAAGTTTCCCAACGGGACACCCTGCTAGCCCTTATGGCCGCAGCAAGTTGATGGTCGAGCAAATTCTGCAAGACTTGCAGCATGCCGAGCCGGAATGGAGTATTACACTGTTACGCTATTTCAACCCGGTTGGCGCACATCCATCGGGTGAGATGGGTGAAGATCCGCAGGGTGTGCCCAATAACCTGATGCCTTACATCGCTCAGGTTGCTGTCGGACGTCGCGACTCGCTGGCGATTTTCGGTAATGACTACCCTACCGCTGACGGCACTGGTGTACGGGATTACATCCACGTTGTCGATCTGGCCGACGGTCATATCGCCGCCATGAATACCCTGCAAAATCGTGCTGGTGTGCACATTTACAACCTCGGTGCTGGCGTAGGCTACAGTGTATTGCAGGTCGTCGAGGCTTTTAGCCAAGCCTGTGGTAAACCGCTCGCTCACCATTTTGCTCCCCGTCGTCAGGGCGATCTGCCCGCTTATTGGGCGGATGCCGAACGTGCAGCGAAAGATCTTAACTGGCGGGTCACACGCTCATTGCAAGAAATGGCGCAGGATACCTGGCGCTGGCAATCCAAGCACCCCAACGGGTACGACGAAGAATGA
- the modF gene encoding molybdate ABC transporter ATP-binding protein ModF, giving the protein MSLLKITQGLFRLSDTRMLRLDELTIEQNQCWAFVGANGSGKSALARALSGELPLLSGERTTGFQRPVRLSFEQLQKLVSDEWQRNNTDMLSEGEDDTGRTTAEVIQDSLNDPARCQQLAHQFGIAHLLERRFKYLSTGETRKAMLCQALMPQPDLLILDEPFDGLDIASRQQLADELRKQADSGYTLVLILNRFDDIPDFINHVGVLADCTLTRIGQREAILSEALVAQLAFSEKLSGSSLPEPEDPQRYITLPPDKARVLLRNGVVQYNDRPILHELTWEVLSGQHWQIVGPNGAGKSTLLSLITGDHPQGYSNDLTLFGRKRGSGETIWDIKRYIGYVSSSFHLDYRVSTSVRNVILSGFFDSIGIYQAVSDRQRHLTEQWLTLLGLNGAIADTPFQSLSWGQQRLTLIARALVKHPTLLILDEPLQGLDPLNRQLVRRWLDILIGEGETQLLFVSHHAEDAPECITHRLTFVPHNDIYRYQIDELCK; this is encoded by the coding sequence ATGTCATTGTTGAAAATCACGCAAGGGTTATTTCGTCTCAGCGATACCCGCATGCTGCGTCTGGACGAACTGACGATTGAACAAAACCAGTGCTGGGCCTTTGTCGGAGCCAATGGAAGCGGTAAATCGGCACTGGCGCGGGCCTTATCCGGTGAACTGCCGCTCTTGAGTGGTGAACGCACCACGGGATTCCAACGTCCCGTACGCCTGTCGTTTGAACAATTACAAAAACTGGTTTCCGACGAGTGGCAGCGCAATAACACCGACATGCTGAGTGAAGGCGAGGATGACACTGGCCGCACTACGGCAGAGGTAATTCAAGATAGCCTCAACGATCCCGCACGTTGCCAACAGTTGGCACACCAGTTTGGCATTGCGCATTTGCTGGAGCGCCGCTTCAAGTACCTCTCTACAGGGGAAACACGCAAGGCGATGCTGTGTCAGGCGCTGATGCCTCAGCCTGACCTGCTAATCCTTGATGAGCCTTTTGACGGGCTGGATATTGCCTCCCGCCAGCAGCTTGCCGATGAACTGCGGAAACAGGCTGACAGCGGCTATACGCTAGTGCTTATTCTCAACCGCTTTGACGACATCCCTGACTTTATCAACCATGTTGGTGTGTTAGCAGACTGTACGCTGACCCGCATCGGCCAGCGTGAAGCGATCCTCTCTGAGGCGCTGGTGGCTCAGCTCGCTTTTAGCGAAAAGCTATCTGGAAGTTCGCTGCCAGAACCCGAAGATCCACAGCGTTATATAACGCTTCCTCCTGACAAAGCGCGTGTTCTACTGCGCAACGGCGTGGTGCAGTACAACGATCGTCCGATTCTCCACGAACTCACGTGGGAAGTCTTGTCTGGCCAGCATTGGCAGATTGTTGGGCCAAATGGCGCAGGAAAATCAACGCTGCTCAGCCTGATTACCGGCGATCACCCACAAGGCTACAGTAATGACCTCACCCTGTTTGGTCGTAAACGCGGCAGCGGTGAAACCATCTGGGATATCAAACGCTACATCGGCTACGTCAGCAGCAGTTTCCATCTGGATTACCGCGTCAGCACCAGCGTACGTAACGTCATCCTGTCTGGCTTCTTTGACTCTATCGGTATTTATCAGGCCGTTTCCGATCGTCAGCGCCACCTGACCGAACAATGGCTTACCCTGCTTGGACTCAATGGTGCTATCGCCGATACGCCATTTCAGTCGCTCTCCTGGGGCCAACAGCGCCTGACGCTGATTGCTCGCGCGTTAGTCAAACATCCCACGTTGCTCATTCTGGACGAACCCTTACAGGGGCTCGATCCACTCAATCGGCAATTGGTGCGCCGCTGGCTGGATATCTTGATTGGAGAAGGGGAAACACAGCTACTCTTTGTCTCTCACCACGCGGAAGACGCGCCCGAGTGCATCACACACCGGCTTACTTTCGTTCCTCACAACGACATCTATCGCTATCAGATTGATGAGTTATGTAAATAA
- the modE gene encoding molybdenum-dependent transcriptional regulator codes for MQAEILLTLKLQQRLFADPRRIELLKQIRHTGSISQGAKLAGISYKSAWDAINEMNQLAEQTIVERMTGGKGGGGAQLTRYGERLLQLYDLLAQIQQKAFDVLQEDGLPLDSLLAAIARFSLQTSARNQFFGTVLARSEEQVQQHLDILLADGKTTISALITQQSAERLQLQKGKEVLALIKAPWIDVYATTSTAPATDNVLAGRIQTIQQGVENSELLITLNGGETLCAMVPNTLLEQQKLQQGTDVKACFNADRVIIATLC; via the coding sequence ATGCAGGCTGAAATTCTTCTCACCCTGAAACTCCAACAGCGTTTATTCGCCGACCCACGGCGTATTGAATTGCTCAAGCAAATTCGTCATACCGGTTCAATCAGTCAGGGAGCCAAACTGGCGGGAATTAGTTACAAAAGCGCATGGGATGCCATCAATGAAATGAACCAACTGGCCGAGCAAACTATCGTCGAACGTATGACCGGCGGTAAAGGTGGCGGCGGTGCGCAACTCACTCGCTACGGTGAACGCCTTCTCCAACTGTACGATTTGCTCGCACAGATTCAGCAAAAAGCCTTTGATGTCTTGCAGGAAGACGGATTGCCGTTGGATAGCCTGCTGGCAGCCATCGCGCGTTTCTCGCTGCAAACCAGCGCACGTAACCAGTTTTTTGGAACCGTGCTCGCACGCAGTGAAGAACAGGTACAACAACATCTGGATATTTTGCTCGCCGATGGTAAAACAACGATCAGCGCACTGATTACGCAGCAAAGCGCCGAACGTCTGCAATTACAGAAAGGGAAAGAGGTACTGGCATTAATTAAAGCACCGTGGATCGACGTATACGCGACCACCTCTACCGCACCTGCCACAGATAACGTCCTGGCAGGACGGATTCAAACCATTCAGCAGGGTGTGGAGAACAGCGAACTTCTGATTACGCTTAACGGGGGAGAAACCCTGTGTGCCATGGTGCCAAATACCTTGCTTGAGCAACAAAAACTACAGCAGGGAACGGATGTGAAAGCCTGTTTTAATGCTGACCGAGTCATCATCGCCACGCTTTGTTAA
- a CDS encoding AcrZ family multidrug efflux pump-associated protein: protein MLELLKSLLFAVAMVPVMMVVIMGAIYCLGEVFNVLSRIGHSDGQRAKNQH from the coding sequence ATGTTGGAGTTGTTGAAGAGCCTGCTGTTTGCAGTTGCTATGGTTCCTGTGATGATGGTGGTTATCATGGGGGCAATTTATTGCCTGGGCGAAGTGTTTAACGTGTTGTCCCGCATCGGTCATTCTGACGGTCAACGCGCAAAGAATCAGCACTGA
- the modA gene encoding molybdate ABC transporter substrate-binding protein, with translation MKQQWLKWVAALTLSAGMVLPAAAEDKVTVFAAASLTNALQEIAAQYQKEKNVAVVASYASSSTLARQIEQGAPADLFISADQQWMDYAQDKNLMDTATRHTLLGNELVVIAPKASAQKDIKIDDKTDWKSLLKGGRLAVGDPDHVPAGIYAKEALQNLKAWDELSPLMARANNVRAAMALVEREEAPLGIVYGSDAVASDKVKVVGTFPAASHKPVEYPMAVVKEHKNPAVTGFYDYLKTPEAAAVFKRYGFAPR, from the coding sequence ATGAAGCAGCAATGGTTAAAATGGGTTGCCGCATTGACCCTCAGTGCAGGAATGGTGTTGCCCGCGGCGGCAGAAGATAAAGTCACGGTCTTTGCCGCAGCATCACTAACCAATGCGTTGCAGGAGATCGCTGCGCAGTATCAGAAAGAGAAAAACGTCGCTGTCGTGGCGTCTTATGCCTCGTCTTCAACATTGGCGCGCCAGATTGAGCAAGGTGCACCTGCCGATCTGTTCATCTCCGCTGACCAACAGTGGATGGACTACGCGCAGGATAAAAACCTGATGGATACCGCCACACGTCACACACTGCTGGGCAATGAGTTGGTCGTGATTGCACCGAAGGCGAGTGCGCAGAAAGATATCAAGATTGACGATAAAACCGACTGGAAAAGCCTGCTGAAAGGCGGACGTCTGGCCGTTGGTGACCCGGATCATGTACCTGCCGGAATCTATGCTAAAGAAGCTTTACAGAATCTGAAAGCCTGGGATGAGCTCTCCCCGTTGATGGCGCGAGCTAACAACGTGCGTGCAGCCATGGCGCTGGTGGAACGTGAAGAAGCGCCGCTGGGCATTGTTTATGGTTCTGACGCGGTTGCCAGTGACAAAGTTAAGGTTGTCGGTACGTTCCCAGCGGCGAGCCACAAGCCTGTCGAATATCCGATGGCGGTAGTAAAAGAACATAAAAACCCTGCGGTTACTGGTTTTTATGACTACCTGAAAACGCCGGAAGCGGCAGCCGTGTTTAAACGTTATGGCTTTGCGCCGCGTTAA
- the modB gene encoding molybdate ABC transporter permease subunit: MLSDYEWQAIELSLKVSVVAVACSLPFGILMAWVLVRCRFPGKSLLDSIIHLPLVLPPVVIGYLLLVAMGKRGVIGSWLYDWFGFSFSFSWRGAALASAVVAFPLMVRAIRLSLDAVDTHLEQAARTLGATPWRVFFTITLPLSFPGIVVGTVLAFARSLGEFGATITFVSNIPGETRTIPLAMYTLIETPGAEADAARLCIIAIVLSLAALLASEWLTNWSRKRLGG; the protein is encoded by the coding sequence ATGCTGAGTGATTACGAATGGCAGGCTATTGAGCTGAGCCTCAAAGTATCCGTTGTGGCCGTGGCTTGCAGCTTGCCGTTTGGGATACTGATGGCGTGGGTTTTGGTGCGCTGTCGGTTTCCCGGCAAATCGCTGCTGGATAGTATTATCCATTTACCACTGGTGCTGCCGCCAGTGGTGATTGGTTATCTGCTGCTGGTGGCGATGGGAAAACGCGGCGTAATCGGTTCCTGGCTCTATGACTGGTTCGGCTTCAGCTTTAGTTTTAGCTGGCGCGGTGCGGCGTTAGCGTCTGCGGTGGTCGCGTTTCCGCTCATGGTCAGAGCCATTCGCCTCTCGCTTGATGCCGTCGATACGCATCTGGAACAGGCTGCCAGAACGCTGGGTGCCACGCCTTGGCGTGTGTTTTTCACCATCACTTTACCTCTCTCTTTTCCCGGAATCGTTGTTGGCACTGTATTGGCATTTGCTCGCTCTCTGGGGGAATTTGGCGCAACGATTACGTTTGTTTCTAATATCCCCGGCGAAACCCGAACCATACCACTGGCGATGTATACCTTGATTGAAACGCCGGGCGCAGAGGCGGATGCTGCAAGGCTATGTATCATTGCCATCGTCCTGTCGCTGGCAGCGTTGTTGGCATCAGAGTGGCTAACAAACTGGAGCCGTAAGCGGTTGGGGGGATAA
- the modC gene encoding molybdenum ABC transporter ATP-binding protein ModC: protein MLQLDFYQQLGSLELHVQSELPANGITAIFGVSGAGKTSLINAVVGLTRPDSGRIVLNDHVLVDTQQRVFLPPEKRHIGYVFQDARLFPHYRVRGNLRYGMAEKMASQFDDIVNLLGIEHLLNRYPLTLSGGEKQRVAIGRALLTAPELLLMDEPLASLDLPRKRELLPYLERLAKEVNIPILYVSHSLEEIVRLADHVVVLDKGKVKAQGLLEEVWASSALRPWLPKDEQSSILSARVLAQHAHYAMTALALGDQQVWVGKVELPQDAALRIRVNAADVSLVLQPPEKSSIRNVLCASVVECIDVDEQVEVKLAIGQQTLWSRITPWARDDLALHPGQTLYAQIKSVSITA, encoded by the coding sequence ATGCTACAACTCGATTTTTATCAACAACTGGGTAGCCTCGAACTCCACGTTCAGTCTGAACTGCCCGCGAACGGTATTACCGCCATTTTCGGCGTGTCTGGGGCAGGAAAAACGTCACTGATCAACGCGGTTGTTGGCCTGACGCGGCCTGATAGCGGTCGGATTGTGCTTAATGACCATGTGCTGGTGGATACGCAGCAGCGTGTTTTTCTTCCGCCAGAAAAACGGCATATCGGCTATGTGTTTCAGGATGCCCGTCTGTTTCCACATTATCGTGTGCGCGGCAATTTGCGCTACGGTATGGCTGAAAAAATGGCATCGCAGTTTGATGACATCGTCAATTTGCTGGGTATCGAACATTTACTGAATCGCTATCCGCTGACGCTGTCTGGTGGCGAAAAGCAGCGTGTTGCGATAGGTCGGGCATTGCTGACCGCGCCGGAACTGCTGCTTATGGATGAACCTCTGGCGTCGTTGGATTTGCCGAGAAAGCGTGAACTTTTGCCGTATTTGGAACGGCTGGCGAAAGAGGTCAATATCCCGATTCTGTATGTCAGCCACAGTTTGGAAGAAATAGTTCGGTTAGCCGACCATGTTGTGGTGCTGGATAAAGGCAAAGTGAAAGCACAAGGTTTACTGGAAGAGGTGTGGGCAAGTAGCGCACTACGTCCTTGGTTACCAAAAGACGAGCAAAGCAGTATTCTCAGTGCGCGCGTGTTGGCTCAGCATGCGCATTACGCGATGACGGCATTGGCATTAGGCGATCAGCAGGTGTGGGTCGGCAAAGTCGAGCTCCCGCAGGATGCCGCATTGCGCATTCGTGTGAATGCCGCCGATGTCTCTTTGGTGCTACAGCCTCCGGAAAAAAGCAGTATTCGTAATGTACTCTGTGCCAGTGTGGTGGAGTGTATCGATGTCGACGAACAGGTTGAAGTGAAGCTTGCGATTGGCCAGCAGACGTTGTGGTCCCGTATCACGCCGTGGGCTCGAGACGATCTTGCGCTTCATCCTGGACAAACGCTCTATGCGCAGATTAAGAGCGTGTCGATTACGGCGTAA